A window of the Sphingomonas piscis genome harbors these coding sequences:
- a CDS encoding TraB/GumN family protein, which translates to MLTSLLRRGLGLLGLAALAGSSAAPARTHQARPALWEVSDADTKIYLFGTIHLLPSDYQWRTPALNRALNSSQSLVVETIVDEKNPQPFLQAMARLGFSPGQPPIADRVPAAKRPLLDAAIRKTGQPRQAFDAMETWAAAFTLLSVQFKELGVSGADGVETVLKQEFNRNSRPIGQLEDIAEQLSIFDGLPEADQRAFLEGVIEDPKEMKKQFGGMLSSWVRGDVEGIARTFNQDLSSSPAMMDALIRRRNGNWAKWLENRLKSPGTVTVAVGAGHLAGKDSVISLLQREGLQVRRIQ; encoded by the coding sequence ATGCTGACGTCTCTTCTACGCCGTGGGCTTGGCCTGCTTGGCCTGGCCGCCCTCGCCGGCTCTTCCGCTGCGCCCGCGCGGACCCATCAGGCTCGGCCCGCGCTATGGGAGGTCTCGGACGCGGACACCAAAATCTATCTGTTCGGCACAATCCACCTGCTGCCGTCGGACTACCAGTGGCGGACCCCCGCGCTGAACCGGGCGCTGAACTCCTCGCAGAGCCTCGTGGTCGAGACGATCGTGGACGAGAAGAACCCGCAGCCCTTCCTGCAAGCGATGGCAAGGCTCGGCTTCTCGCCGGGGCAGCCACCGATTGCCGACCGCGTCCCGGCCGCCAAGCGACCGCTCCTCGACGCGGCCATCCGCAAGACCGGTCAGCCGCGCCAGGCCTTTGACGCGATGGAGACCTGGGCCGCGGCTTTCACCCTGCTCAGCGTTCAGTTCAAGGAGCTTGGCGTCAGCGGTGCGGACGGCGTTGAAACGGTGCTGAAGCAAGAATTCAATCGGAATAGCCGCCCGATCGGGCAGCTCGAGGATATCGCGGAGCAGCTCAGTATCTTCGACGGCCTGCCCGAAGCGGACCAGCGCGCCTTCCTGGAGGGCGTGATCGAGGACCCGAAGGAGATGAAGAAGCAGTTCGGCGGCATGCTGAGTTCGTGGGTCCGCGGCGACGTCGAGGGCATTGCCCGCACCTTCAACCAAGACCTCTCCTCGTCTCCAGCGATGATGGATGCATTGATCCGCCGCCGCAACGGCAACTGGGCAAAATGGCTCGAGAACCGCCTGAAGAGCCCCGGGACGGTCACGGTAGCAGTGGGTGCCGGCCATCTCGCCGGCAAGGACAGCGTTATCTCCCTGCTTCAGCGCGAAGGCCTGCAGGTCCGTCGCATCCAGTAG